A genomic window from Daphnia magna isolate NIES linkage group LG9, ASM2063170v1.1, whole genome shotgun sequence includes:
- the LOC116930603 gene encoding neurofibromin isoform X2 yields MATQKPVEWVSSLIIRFEEQLPYRTGPQTSHARQMVEQNKECLIQISKYKFSLVISGLTKILQRVNESRTHGPDYEKNYYESLLIVLDTLEKCLSGQPKDTTRFDEAMNVKLLLREICQFIDLPNENPMVNQLKALASKVLFALSLNNFNAVFSRISSRLQELSSSNEENPDLSDIELIQHINVDTIRLIKLLNETISKSKLLRKSVHLVLIASLEKAIWNWMDTYPHEFTEIQKCPNADLSKCCEQLFDILDSFAENNKRRAAVWPLQIMLLVISPKVLEEIVNADSGAPCSPRHSRKKTFLDSLKKALAPHSSSRQLTEAAAVTAVKLCKVSTYIHFLDSGNVVFALVQSVLNDLKVLLFNPGKPFSRGQAYMNQDIDLMIDCFVSCFRINPHNNEALKVCLNPHSPPTFHYVLVASLYRIITQQLLSWWPHIDLMYNKSAELRAMFIDTLTKVTQGCISHTPLRMIQSLTLKEKVNPLKNFKEKASEEGPSYKNLLLSMVRLIHANPLLMLNNQGKAGHEIQSSTLELINGLVSLVHQPNMADMAQEAMDALLVLHQPEKIEMWNPEAPINTFWDVSSQVLFSISQKLIQHQIVNYTDILRWLREVLTCRNSFLLRHRDYANVGSQVSVAKQAHIKLEVVFFLYLWSIDMDAVLVSMSCFNLLCEEADIRCGSDDVTVTYLLPNYHVYQELAAASTVLTTAGLDSRAPCQQLQHGRAALQKRIMTLLRKIEHCTPGCLQAWEDTFKNWDIATKQLQSYPKARVEEGQTNESFHRSAGKRRASHQSTEHELEDQVNEWANMTGFLCALGGVCLQRRSPRPILSSTSTSSGGVIDRKSNLAVNALSQLQDNNQYCPVTSFVGHLLRLLLCANEKFGAQIQKHVKELVGHEMAPALYPILFDQIKALVEKFFDHTGQVVVNESHTQFIEHVIFIMKNVLENSNNKNDTPAEHLGVTSIEGMMLAIVRYVRHLDTTVHAIHIKTKLCQLVETMMARRDDLAFRQEMKFRNKLVEYLTDWVMGNSHQIAPPSSGDVSSITRDLDQACMDAVAALLRGLPLQPEESDRGDLMEAKSQLFLKYFTLFMNLLNDCTDVSEIEKEVGARSRVGVAVGVGVGAVAVAASRLANLRNSTIQAMSNLLSANIDSGLMHSIGLGYHKDLQTRAAFIEVLTKILQQGTEFDTLAETVLADRFEQLVQLVTMIGDKGELPIAMALASVVVTPQMDELARVFVTLFDAKHLLAPLLWNMFYKEVEVSDCMQTLFRGNSLASKIMAFCFKIYGASYLHNLLQPLLKPLLENPSMSFEVDPARLDAKDDINENRSNLVTLTERVFCAIVSSADKFPTQLRSMCHCLYQVLSKRYPQFPQNNIGAVGTVIFLRFINPAIVSPYEMGILDRQPPLTIKRGLMLMSKTLQNIANHVEFSKEQHMLYFNDLLRSHFDAGRRFFIQIASDFETAEQGSSHSMAFISDANVLALHRLLWNHQEKIGDYLSSSRDHKAVGRRPFDKMATLLAYLGPPEHKPVDSQWSSMDMTSTKFEEIMSKHNMHEKDEFKSIKSLNIFYQAGTSKAGNPVFYYIARRYKIGETNGDLLIYHVILTLKPFCSKPFELVVDFTHTCSDNRFRTEFLQKWFVVLPEIAYENIHACYIYNCNSWVREYTKYHDRILAPLKGNRKLYFLDGPQRLSEFVDVEQQKLPGATLSLDEDLKVFNNALKLSHKDTKVAIKVGPTAIQVTAAEKTKVLSHSVLLNDVYYASEIEEVCLVDDNQFTLTIANESGPLSFIHNDCDSIVQAIIHIRTRWELSQPDSVTVHQKIRPKDVPGTLLNMALLNLGSSDPNLRTAAYNLLCALTGTFDLKIEGQLLETSGLCIPSNNTLFIKSVSEKLGHNEPHLTLEFLEECIQGFRASTIELKHLCLEYMTPWLPNLVRFCKHSDETKRQKVAIILDKLITLTIEEVEMYPSIQAKIWGNLGIVSELIDMILDSFIKRSVTGGLGSAQAEIMADTAVALASANVQLVARKVIGRLCRVLEKTCTSPTANLEQHLMWDDIAILARYLLMLSFNNCLDVARHLPYLFHSITLLVCTGPLSLRASLHGLVINIIHSLCTCTKPSFSEETRRVLNLSLDEFSLPKFYLLFGISKVKSAAVTAFRSSYRHGPGERSWHNVERSFSGSAASDRERLSLTSLEIITDALLEMLEACARDIPECDWVQVWTTLAKSFAFRYNPALQPRALIVYGCISKVITDRDVKQLLRILVKALESFTDTTLIDAIVMCLTRVLPLLRPESPIHPAVFWVAISVLQLDEVSLYASGLALLEQNLHTLDSQGLFESRSLEQVIMAAREPLEWHFKQLDHTVGLSFKTSFHFALVGHLLKGFRHLTPTTVSRTTRILNMLLAIVAKPNKRDKFEVTPQSVAYLAALVSVSEEVRGRCHARQPRLRSNNSSGSGSGSGSGSVSGSAMGSNDPFNVSDLRLDLHSAGIRHNSSTLGGGGGIGNHQAGGTGATTTTGTGSLSPISNYSCASTALLHTSASHNALSSIQGSTLNSPISSGSNNSSTTHLLVPIGGGSCSSQTALIPSLVDSDSPPPGRRQTSWDLLDQNAITQAKQQQQKQQHQSQLQNQSAQAQQQADGPGAKALFKTQRSFSVPTTRDQRSLERNASNCQKAGERSQSPNSNNNANCTTVNSSAGTTTPTPPASCTRRPDRGSVSGESNCLLDPEILTNFPTQALVLTVLATLVKYTTDENEMRVLYEYLAEASVVFPRVFPIIHSLLDAKITNVLSLCHDQGILAAVQSIIQNMIALEGAAGEQQQQLHYLQSCGFGGLWRFAGPFTKSNCTAESAELFVNCLEALVETCLPAEEGEADLAPFPSMLSVSSNMNLSSSLSSITLGSPTDKAK; encoded by the exons ATGGCGACACAAAAACCCGTAGAATGGGTATCTTCGTTGATTATTCGTTTCGAAGAACAG ttaccTTATCGCACAGGACCCCAAACATCACATGCCCGTCAAATGGTGGAGCAAAATAAGGAGTGTCTCATCCAAATTAGCAAATATAAATTTTCTCTTGTGATATCAGGACTTACAAAGATTTTACAGAGAGTTAATGAATCA AGAACACATGGACCTGACTATgagaaaaattattatgaATCTTTGTTAATTGTATTAGACACTTTAGAGAAATGCCTAAGTGGTCAACCAAAAGACACAACAAGGTTTGATGAAGCCATGAATGTTAAACTGCTACTGCGAGAAATCTGCCAATTCATTG ATTTGCCAAATGAAAACCCTATGGTTAACCAGCTTAAAGCTTTAGCTTCAAAAGTTTTATTTGCTCTTAGTCTTAACAATTTCAATGCTGTTTTCAGCCGGATATCATCAAG ACTACAAGAATTAAGTTCATCCAACGAAGAAAATCCTGACTTAAGTGACATCGAACTCATCCAACACATTAATGTAGATACTATACGACTTATAAAATTGTTGAACG AGACAATATCAAAAAGTAAGCTATTAAGAAAATCGGTGCACCTAGTTTTGATCGCCTCCCTAGAAAAAGCTATTTGGAATTGGATGGACACGTATCCGCATGAGTTCACCGAAATTCAA AAATGTCCTAATGCGGATTTATCCAAGTGTTGTGAGCAGCTATTTGACATACTTGATTCATTTGCCGAAAATAATAAGCGACGGGCGGCTGTATGGCCGTTACAAATCATGTTGTTGGTTATATCACCTAAAGTGTTGGAAGAAATTGTAAACGCAGACTCTGGAGCACCTTGTTCTCCTCGTCATTCGCGTAAAAAGACATTTCTAG ACTCCCTCAAAAAAGCCCTCGCTCCCCACAGCTCTAGTCGACAATTGACAGAAGCCGCTGCAGTCACTGCTGTCAAGCTCTGCAAGGTTTCCACTTACATTCACTTCTTGGATTCCGGCAATGTTGTTTTCGCACTTGTTCAATCTGTTCTCAACGATTTGAAG GTGTTGCTGTTTAATCCGGGCAAGCCATTTTCCCGCGGGCAGGCGTATATGAATCAAGACATTGATTTAATGATTGATTGtttcgtttcttgttttcgCATCAATCCCCATAACAACGAAGCTCTCAAAGTCTGCCTCAATCCACACTCACCTCCAACGTTTCACTATGTGCTCGTCGCTTCCCTCTATAG GATTATAACGCAACAACTATTGTCATGGTGGCCACACATTGACCTAATGTACAACAAATCAGCCGAATTGCGGGCCATGTTTATCGACACATTGACGAAAGTCACGCAAGGTTGCATCTCTCACACTCCACTTCGAATGATACAA AGTCTTAcactgaaagaaaaagtcaaCCCGCTAAAAAACTTCAAGGAAAAAGCATCGGAGGAGGGCCCTTCGTACAAAAACTTATTGTTGTCCATGGTCCGACTGATTCATGCTAATCCACTACTCATGTTGAAC AACCAAGGAAAAGCTGGACATGAGATTCAGAGTTCTACACTAGAGTTAATCAATGGGCTAGTTTCACTGGTTCATCAACCTAATATGGCCGACATGGCGCAAGAGGCTATGGACGCTCTTCTTGTTCTTCACCAGCCAGAGAAGATCGAGATGTGGAACCCTGAAGCTCCAATTAACACCTTTTGGGATGTCAG TTCGCAAGTTTTATTCAGTATATCACAAAAGCTGATACAACATCAAATTGTGAATTATACTGACATATTACGATGGCTACGCGAGGTACTGACATGTCGAAACTCCTTTCTGCTTCGCCATCGAGACTATGCTAACGTAGGTAGTCAGGTCAGCGTGGCGAAGCAAGCACACATCAAACTTGAG GTGGTGTTTTTCCTCTATCTCTGGAGTATTGATATGGACGCCGTTCTCGTTTCGATGAGTTGTTTCAACCTACTGTGCGAAGAAGCTGATATTCGTTGCGGAAGTGATGACGTGACCGTCACGTACTTGCTGCCCAATTACCACGTGTATCAGGAACTTGCCGCCGCTTCCACGGTTCTTACAACTG CCGGCTTGGATTCTCGTGCTCCCTGCCAACAACTACAGCACG GTCGTGCTGCCTTACAGAAACGAATCATGACGCTCCTGCGAAAAATTGAACATTGTACGCCTGGATGTCTGCAG GCTTGGGAAGATACATTTAAAAACTGGGATATCGCCACGAAGCAGTTACAGTCCTATCCGAAGGCCCGCGTCGAAGAAGGGCAAACAAACGAATCTTTTCATCGATCAGCTGGAAAGCGAAGAGCATCTCATCAGAGCACAGAACACGAACTTGAA GATCAAGTCAATGAATGGGCCAACATGACGGGCTTTCTTTGTGCGCTTGGAGGAGTGTGTCTGCAAAGGCGCTCGCCACGACCAATTTTATCATCAACATCTACTTCTTCGGGAGGAGTAATTGACAGGAAATCCAAC CTTGCTGTGAATGCCTTGAGCCAGCTACAAGATAATAATCAGTACTGCCCGGTGACCTCGTTTGTGGGACATTTATTACGGCTTTTGCTCTGTGCCAATGAGAAATTTGGTGCCCAAATCCAGAAACACGTCAAAGAGCTAGTAGGCCATGAAATGGCTCCAGCTTTATATCCAATCCTCTTTGATCAGATCAAGGCACTAGtggaaaaatttttcgatCACACTGGCCAGGTGGTGGTCAATGAATCACATACGCAGTTCATCGAGCACGTCATTTTCATAATGAAAAATGTGCTAGAGAACAGCAATAACAAGAATGACACTCCCGCCGAGCATTTGGGAGTCACCAGCATAGAAGGCATGATGCTGGCGATTGTTCG GTATGTTCGGCATTTAGATACCACTGTTCATGCGATACACATCAAAACGAAACTGTGCCAATTGGTGGAAACGATGATGGCTCGTCGAGATGATTTGGCCTTCCGTCAGGAGATGAAGTTTCGTAATAAACTAGTCGAATACCTCACCGACTGGGTCATGGGGAACTCGCATCAAATTGCTCCACCCAGTTCTGGCGACGTTAGCTCTATAACAAG GGATTTGGATCAAGCATGCATGGATGCGGTTGCGGCTTTATTGCGGGGCTTGCCACTTCAGCCGGAAGAATCAGACCGTGGCGATCTGATGGAAGCCAAGTCACAATTGTTTCTGAAATACTTCACCCTTTTTATGAACCTCTTGAATGATTGCACCGACGtttctgaaattgaaaaagaagttggTGCCCGCTCCCGAGTCGGAGTTGCTGTGGGAGTTGGTGTCGGTGCCGTGGCTGTAGCAGCATCTCGGCTAGCAAACCTGCGCAACTCTACTATTCAG GCTATGTCAAATCTTCTTAGTGCCAACATTGACTCTGGCCTAATGCATTCAATTGGTCTTGGCTACCATAAAGACCTCCAGACTCGTGCAGCATTCATCGAAGTATTGACCAAAATACTTCAGCAAGGAACCGAGTTCGACACCTTGGCGGAAACAGTACTTGCAGATCGCTTTGAGCAGCTAGTTCAGCTTGTTACTATGATCGGTGACAAAGGCGAATTACCAATCGCTATGGCATTGGCATCGGTTGTTGTCACCCCACAAATG GATGAGTTAGCCAGAGTGTTTGTGACACTTTTTGATGCAAAGCATTTGTTAGCCCCGCTGTTATGGAATATGTTCTACAAGGAGGTCGAAGTTTCCGATTGTATGCAAACACTTTTTCGGGGAAACAGTCTGGCTTCCAAG ATCATGGCATTCTGCTTCAAAATCTATGGTGCGTCATATCTGCACAATTTACTACAACCCCTTTTGAAGCCGCTGCTTGAAAATCCATCCATGAGTTTCGAAGTTGATCCAGCGCGATTGGACGCAAAAGATGATATTAATGAAAATCGCAGTAATCTAGTGACCTTAACAGAACGCGTCTTCTGTGCCATCGTCTCATCTGCGGATAAGTTTCCAACACAGCTTCGTAGCATGTGTCATTGTCTTTATCAGGTTTTAAGCAAGCGTTATCCGCAATTTCCTCAAAACAATATCGGAGCTGTGGGCACGGTGATATTTTTGCGCTTCATCAATCCAGCTATCG TGTCTCCCTACGAAATGGGCATCCTTGATCGACAGCCGCCTCTTACGATTAAGAGAGGTTTGATGCTGATGTCCAAGACCTTACAAAATATTGCCAATCACGTTGAATTCTCAAAAGAGCAGCATATGCTTTATTTCAACGATCTGTTGAG ATCTCATTTCGATGCTGGACGACGTTTCTTCATTCAAATCGCCTCTGACTTCGAAACAGCTGAACAAGGCAGCAGCCATTCCATGGCTTTTATCAGTGATGCCAACGTGCTGGCGCTACATCGTTTGTTATGGAACCACCAGGAAAAAATCGGTGATTATTTGTCATCAAGCCGAGACCACAAAGCTGTTGGAAGGAGACCCTTCGACAAAATGGCCACCCTTTTGGCTTATTTAGGACCACCCGAACATAAACCCGTCGATTCTCA ATGGAGCAGTATGGACATGACGAGCACAAAATTTGAAGAAATCATGTCTAAGCACAATATGCACGAGAAAGACGAATTCAAATCCATAAAGTCGCTCAACATCTTCTACCAAGCAGGCACCTCGAAGGCTGGCAATCCTGTCTTTTATTATATTGCGCGGCGTTACAAAATCGGCGAGACGAATGGTGATCTGCTAATTTATCACGTGATCTTAACCCTGAAACCCTTCTGCAGTAAGCCGTTCGAGTTGGTGGTTGATTTCACCCACACTTGCTCCGACAATCGCTTTCGTACCGAATTTCTTCAGAAATGGTTCGTCGTCCTGCCAGAAATTGCCTACGAAAACATACACGCCTGCTACATTTATAATTGCAACTCATGGGTTCGTGAGTATACGAAATACCATGATCGCATCTTAGCTCCTTTAAAAG GCAATCGAAAACTTTATTTTCTTGACGGCCCTCAGCGGCTAAGCGAATTTGTTGACGTGGAACAACAGAAATTACCAGGAGCTACCCTCTCGCTTGACGAAGACCTTAAAGTTTTTAACAATGCATTGAAGCTATCGCACAAAGACACGAAGGTTGCCATCAAGGTGGGCCCAACCGCCATCCAGGTGACGGCTGCCGAGAAGACCAAGGTTTTGTCGCATTCTGTTTTGTTGAACGACGTGTACTATGCATCCGAAATCGAGGAAGTGTGTCTTGTCGACGACAACCAGTTCACCCTAACGATTGCCAATGAATCTGGACCACTGTCCTTTATCCATAATGATTGTGACAGCATCGTTCAAGCCATCATTCACATAAGGACACGCTGGGAGCTCTCACAGCCGGATTCCGTTACCGTTCATCAGAAAATCCGACCGAAGGATGTGCCTGGCACGCTGCTAAACATGGCCCTTCTCAATCTTGGCTCGTCTGATCCTAACCTGAGAACGGCTGCCTACAATTTGCTATGCGCCCTAACAGGCACGTTCGACTTGAAAATCGAGGGGCAATTGTTGGAAACATCGGGCCTTTGCATTCCCAGTAATAACACGCTATTCATCAAATCCGTCAGCGAGAAACTGGGCCACAATGAACCTCATCTTACGCTGGAATTCTTGGAAGAGTGCATTCAGGGCTTCCGGGCTTCAACCATTGAACTGAAACATCTTTGCCTTGAGTATATGACTCCCTGGCTGCCTAATTTAGTGCGCTTTTGCAAGCATTCAGATGAGACCAAACGTCAAAAGGTGGCCATCATTCTGGACAAGCTTATCACTTTAACAATTGAAGAAGTCGAGATGTACCCTTCCATCCAAGCAAAGATCTGGGGTAACCTCGGAATCGTCTCAGAACTGATTGACATGATTCTTGATAGCTTTATCAAGCGGTCAGTGACGGGCGGGCTAGGTTCAGCCCAGGCCGAAATCATGGCTGACACAGCAGTTGCCCTGGCTTCAGCAAACGTTCAGCTCGTGGCACGCAAAGTTATAGGTCGTCTTTGTCGTGTCTTAGAAAAGACTTGCACAAGCCCTACTGCGAACCTAGAGCAGCATTTGATGTGGGATGACATCGCCATCTTGGCACGTTATTTGCTCATGTTGTCATTCAATAACTGCCTAGACGTGGCCCGCCATCTACCCTATCTCTTCCACTCGATTACTTTGCTGGTGTGTACGGGCCCCCTGAGCCTTCGAGCTTCCCTTCATGGCTTAGTGATCAACATCATTCATTCACTCTGCACTTGTACGAAACCTTCGTTTTCGGAAGAGACACGGCGCGTGTTGAACCTTTCGCTGGATGAGTTTTCGTTACCCAAATTCTATCTGCTCTTTGGCATCAGCAAAGTGAAATCGGCGGCGGTAACTGCCTTCCGTTCCAGCTATAGGCATGGACCTGGAGAGCGATCATGGCATAATGTAGAACGCAGCTTCTCAGGCTCAGCTGCTTCAGATCGTGAACGTCTCTCTCTTacttctcttgaaattatcacGGATGCTTTGCTGGAAATGCTTGAGGCGTGCGCCCGCGACATTCCCGAATGCGATTGGGTCCAG GTATGGACTACTCTAGCGAAAAGCTTTGCATTCCGGTACAATCCAGCGCTGCAGCCAAGGGCGCTGATTGTTTACGGTTGTATTAGTAAGGTGATAACGGATCGCGATGTAAAACAGCTGTTGCGTATTCTGGTTAAAGCCCTGGAAAGCTTCACTGATACGACATTGATTGATGCCATCGTTATGTGCTTGACGCGAGTCCTACCGCTTCTCCGACCGGAATCGCCTATTCATCCGGCAGTCTTCTGGGTGGCCATCTCAGTTCTGCAACTCGACGAAGTATCTCTTTACGCCTCTGGTCTAGCCCTTTTGGAACAAAACTTACATACGCTCGACTCCCAG GGTCTTTTTGAGTCACGTTCACTAGAACAGGTTATAATGGCGGCACGGGAACCCTTAGAATGGCATTTTAAGCAGCTAGACCACACTGTCGGTCTTAGCTTCAAG acGAGCTTCCACTTTGCGTTGGTCGGCCACCTTTTAAAAGGCTTCCGACATTTGACGCCAACGACAGTCTCGCGCACAACTCGCATTCTCAACATGCTGCTGGCAATCGTGGCGAAACCAAACAAACGCGACAAGTTCGAAGTGACTCCGCAGTCAGTTGCCTACCTGGCCGCATTAGTTTCCGTGTCCGAGGAGGTTCGCGGCCGTTGTCACGCCCGGCAGCCACGATTGCGCAGCAACAATAGTTCTGGATCGGGATCAGGTTCCGGCTCAGGTTCGGTTTCTGGCTCGGCAATGGGCTCGAACGATCCATTCAACGTCAGTGACCTTCGTCTTGATCTCCATTCTGCTGGAATTCGGCATAACTCTTCCACCTTGGGTGGTGGGGGAGGCATAGGCAACCACCAAGCTGGGGGAACTGGAGCGACAACTACTACGGGTACTGGTAGTCTTAGTCCTATCAGCAATTACAGCTGTGCCAGCACAGCTTTGTTACATACATCGGCCAGCCACAATGCGCTTTCAAGCATCCAAGGCTCTACGCTCAACAGTCCCATTTCATCTGGTTCCAATAATTCAAGTACCACGCATCTTCTGGTTCCGATCGGTGGCGGATCCTGTAGCTCTCAGACGGCACTGATTCCTAGTCTGGTGGATTCTGATTCACCACCTCCCGGACGACGCCAAACGTCGTGGGATTTGTTAGACCAGAACGCCATTACTCAGGCtaaacaacagcagcaaaagcAACAACACCAATCGCAGCTTCAAAATCAATCGGCACAAGCTCAGCAGCAAGCAGACGGTCCGGGTGCAAAGGCTCTCTTCAAAACCCAACGGTCTTTCTCGGTTCCGACTACACGGGATCAGCGGTCTTTGGAGCGCAATGCTAGCAATTGCCAGAAAGCTGGCGAGCGCAGTCAATCTCCTAATTCCAACAATAATGCCAACTGCACGACAGTCAACAGTAGCGCCGGCACGACAACGCCCACACCACCTGCCAGCTGTACCCGCCGACCTGATCGAGGCTCTGTTTCTGGCGAATCTAATTGCCTTCTAGATCCCGAAATTCTCACCAACTTCCCCACCCAAGCTCTGGTGTTGACGGTGCTAGCGACTTTGGTCAAGTATACAACGGACGAGAATGAAATGCGAGTCCTGTACGAATATTTAGCCGAAGCGTCGGTAGTCTTCCCCCGAGTCTTCCCCATTATTCATTCGTTGTTGGATGCAAAAATCACCAATGTTCTCTCGCTCTGTCACGATCAGGGCATCCTTGCCGCTGTCCAGAGTATCATTCAGAATATGATTGCTCTTGAAGGAGCCGCTggtgaacaacaacaacaattacACTATCTGCAAAGCTGCGGATTCGGTGGACTGTGGCGCTTTGCTGGGCCTTTCACCAAGTCCAACTGTACGGCGGAAAGCGCTGAGCTCTTCGTCAATTGCTTGGAAGCTCTGGTAGAGACTTGTTTGCCAGCCGAAGAGGGTGAAGCCGATCTTGCGCCCTTCCCTTCTATGCTCAGCGTCTCCTCCAACATGAATCTGTCTTCTTCGCTGTCCTCCATCACTCTAGGCTCTCCCACCGacaaagcaaaataa